One Acidimicrobiia bacterium genomic window, CCATGATGTGCGCCGTCACGCTGGCCAGGTGCGCGACCAGCGCTGGCCATCCGGGCGTCGTGATGAGCCACGGCATCGTTCAGGCCTCGACGGCCAACGCCTCAGCGGCGTCGCTGTCGCCATCGCCGTTCTCGGCCGAGACCGACCCACGCCGCTCGACCTTGTGCACGTCGGCCGTGGCGAAGCGCAGGCTGGCCCCCACCTCGTCCGCCGTGATCTCGACCTTGGAACGGTGCTCCCCCTCCTCGGTCTCCCAGGTCCGGTGCTCCAGGCGGCCGGTCACGACGACCCGCATGCCCTTGGTCAGGCTCAGGGCCACGTTCTCCGCCAGATCACGCCAGCAGACGACGTCGAAGAACGACGTCGACTCCTGCCACTCCTGGGTCGCACGGTCCTGCCAACGCCGGTTCACGGCCACGCCGAGCTGGGCCGTTGCCTGCCCCTCACGCGTGTAACGGATCTCGGGTTCACGGGTCAGGTTCCCCGTGATCGTCGTGGTGTTCGCCATCTGCATCCTCGCTTTCGTGGACGCCCTCAGTCCGAGGGCGCTCCCAGCGTGATGGCCTCTCCTTGACGAGAACCTTGCTGGAAACCTCACCGGGCCGAATTTCGCGGGCAAGTCGAGGATGGATCGCTTTACGACTTGGGCTTCATCCCCAGTGTCCGAAGGACGAAGGCGCCGAAGCGTCCGGGCGGCTTCGGCTGCCCGTGGTGGTCGGCCGAATGCCCATAGCGCGAGCCGTAGACGTCGCCGGAGCTCCCGGTCAGTCCCGTTGCCGGCAACGTGTTGGGCTCCTCGTACTTCGGCACCTTGGCCAACCGTCGCTTCTGCTTCCTGGGCTTGTCGCCCGCACTCCCCATGGCATCAGTCTGGCCCAGATGCCCCGGGCGACGCGGCCATCGGACACTGCGGTCTGTGCGAGCATGCAAGGCCATGTTCCGGGACTTCCCGTGCCGCCGCCTGGTACCGCTGGCCGTCGTCACCGCGTTGGCTGCGGCCGTGTCGGCCTGCAGCGGCCCGAGCACGCCATCGGCACACGCCCGAGCGGGCGCCGCGCGCCCGACGACCACCTCGTCGACGGCGGCACGCCGATCGA contains:
- the ssb gene encoding single-stranded DNA-binding protein, with product MANTTTITGNLTREPEIRYTREGQATAQLGVAVNRRWQDRATQEWQESTSFFDVVCWRDLAENVALSLTKGMRVVVTGRLEHRTWETEEGEHRSKVEITADEVGASLRFATADVHKVERRGSVSAENGDGDSDAAEALAVEA